In Cottoperca gobio chromosome 1, fCotGob3.1, whole genome shotgun sequence, a genomic segment contains:
- the LOC115006642 gene encoding mitochondrial import receptor subunit TOM20 homolog: MMGSKTSALAAGVCGALLVGYCIYFDKKRRSDPNFKNRLRERRRKQKVAKDRAGMAKLPDLKDAEAVQKFFLEEIQLGEELLAQGDYEKGVDHLTNAIAVCGQPQQLLQVLQQTLPPPVFQMLLTKLPSISQRIVSAQSLSEDDIE; this comes from the exons ATGATGGGCAGTAAAACCAGTGCGCTAGCCGCCGGAGTGTGCGGCGCTCTGCTCGTCGGTTACTGCATTTATTTCGACAAGAAAAGACGGAGTGACCCCAACTTCAAGAACAGGCTGCGAGAAC GGAGAAGAAAGCAGAAGGTAGCCAAAGATAGGGCGGGCATGGCAAAG CTTCCAGACCTGAAGGACGCTGAGGCGGTGCAGAAGTTCTTCCTGGAGGAGATCCAGCTGGGGGAGGAGCTGCTGGCTCAGG GAGACTATGAGAAAGGTGTGGACCACCTGACCAACGCCATCGCAGTGTGTGGTCAGcctcagcagctgctgcaggtgctGCAGCAGACTCTGCCTCCGCCCGTCTTCCAGATGCTGCTCACCAAACTGCCCAGCATCAGCCAG CGTATCGTGAGTGCACAGAGTCTGAGCGAGGACGATATAGAATGA
- the LOC115003867 gene encoding E3 ubiquitin-protein ligase TRIM39-like has translation MCKETFTTRPDLRVNTLLCEMVAQFRESEQQKTSSSSSSQQQVAKPGDFPCDVCTGTKLKALKSCLVCLTSYCETHLEPHLTASSLKRHQLIDPVGNLEGRMCTKHDKPLELFCKTDQTCVCMLCSALDHKMHDVVPMKEEYEGKKAELGKTEADIQQMIQKRRLKIQELKQSVSFNKRNADREVAEGVQVFNALIESVERRLDELIKTIKDKQKTTEKKAKAYIKKLEQEISGLMKRSAEVEHFSHTVDHLHLLQSVQSLNIKHPPPTKDWTKVRVCPSYEGTVVRAVAQLEETLSKEMKKLLEAELKRVQKYAVDVTLDADTAHLDLFLSCDRKEVHPVKAKNYLKQDNPERFSVCVCVLANQSFSSGKFYYEVQVKGKTGWDLGVTRESINRKGQVPLSPQYGNWTIWLRNGNVYEALDDPSVLLSLKSQPQKVGVFVDYQEGLVSFYDVDAAALIYSFTGCSFTESLFPYFSPGVWGGKNSAPLIISHVRVK, from the coding sequence ATGTGTAAAGAGACTTTTACCACAAGACCTGATTTGAGAGTCAACACTTTGCTCTGTGAGATGGTTGCTCAGTTCAGAGAGTCAGAGCAACagaaaaccagcagcagcagcagctcacagcAACAAGTTGCCAAACCAGGAGATTTTCCCTGTGACGTCTGCACTGGAACCAAACTGAAGGCTCTGAAGTCCTGTCTGGTGTGTCTGACCTCCTACTGTGAGACTCACCTGGAGCCTCATCTCACAGCGTCAAGCCTGAAAAGACATCAGCTGATCGACCCTGTGGGGAATCTGGAAGGCCGCATGTGTACGAAGCACGATAAACCTCTGGAGCTGTTCTGTAAGACCGACCAgacatgtgtctgcatgctctgctctgctttagACCACAAGATGCATGATGTTGTTCCTATGAAAGAGGAATATGAAGGAAAGAAGGCCGAGCTGGGGAAGACAGAGGCTGACATTCAGCAGATGATCCAGAAGAGACGACTGAAGATTCAGGAGCTCAAACAGTCAGTCAGCTTTAACAAGAGAaatgcagacagagaggtggcAGAAGGTGTTCAGGTCTTCAATGCTCTGATAGAGTCTGTTGAGAGAAGACTGGACGAGCTCATCAAGACGATCAAAGACaagcagaaaacaacagaaaaaaaggcaaaagctTACATCAAAAAGCTGGAACAGGAAATCTCTGGGCTGATGAAGAGAAGTGCTGAGGTGGAGCATTTCTCACACACAGTTGACCACCTACATCTTCTCCAGAGTGTCCAGTCCTTAAACATCAAACACCCACCACCCACCAAGGACTGGACAAAGGTCAGAGTCTGTCCATCATATGAGGGGACTGTGGTGAGAGCTGTggctcagctggaggagacacTCAGTAAAGAGATGAAGAAGCTGCTTGAAGCTGAGCTGAAGAGGGTCCAGAAGTATGCAGTGGATGTGACTCTTGATGCTGATACAGCACATCTTGACCTCTTCCTGTCTTGTGATAGAAAAGAAGTACATCCTGTTAAGGCTAAGAATTATCTCAAACAAGATAATCCAGAGAGATTTTCTGTTTGCGTTTGTGTTTTAGCAAATCAGAGTTTCTCATCAGGAAAATTTTATTATGAGGTTCAAGTTAAAGGAAAGACTGGATGGGATTTAGGAGTGACCAGAGAGTCGATCAACAGGAAGGGACAAGTCCCACTGAGCCCTCAGTATGGTAACTGGACTATATGGTTGAGAAATGGAAATGTCTACGAAGCTCTTGATGACCCTtcagtccttctctctctgaagtctcaGCCTCAGAAGGTGGGGGTGTTTGTGGATTATCAGGAGGGTCTGGTCTCCTTTTATGACGTAGATGCTGCAGCTCTCATCTACTCCTTTACTGGCTGCTCCTTCACTGAGAGTCTCTTCCCGTACTTCAGTCCTGGTGTTTGGGGTGGTAAAAACTCTGCACCTTTAATCATCTCTCATGTCAGAGTCAAGTAA
- the LOC115006658 gene encoding LOW QUALITY PROTEIN: mitochondrial import receptor subunit TOM20 homolog (The sequence of the model RefSeq protein was modified relative to this genomic sequence to represent the inferred CDS: substituted 1 base at 1 genomic stop codon) codes for MKGRRKQKVAKDRAGMAKLPDLKDAEAVQKFFLEEIQLGEELLAQGDYEKGVDHLTNAIAVCGQPXQLLQVLQQTLPPPVFQMLLTKLPSISQRIVSAQSLSEDDIE; via the exons ATGAaag GGAGAAGAAAGCAGAAGGTAGCCAAAGATAGGGCGGGCATGGCAAAG CTTCCAGACCTGAAGGACGCTGAGGCGGTGCAGAAGTTCTTCCTGGAGGAGATCCAGCTGGGGGAGGAGCTGCTGGCTCAGG GAGACTATGAGAAAGGTGTGGACCACCTGACCAACGCCATCGCAGTGTGTGGTCAGCCttagcagctgctgcaggtgctGCAGCAGACTCTGCCTCCGCCCGTCTTCCAGATGCTGCTCACCAAACTGCCCAGCATCAGCCAG CGTATCGTGAGTGCACAGAGTCTGAGCGAGGACGATATAGAATGA